The following are encoded together in the Saliniramus fredricksonii genome:
- a CDS encoding carbohydrate ABC transporter permease, giving the protein MSARQLRMIALEALRVLLLGAGAVVMLAPFVWMVATSLKSPSEIFAAGFSLWPEDFNALANYTRAFTEVPMLRFLLNGVIVCTGILFFQIVTAVPCAYALAKLGFRGGTIVFGMVLVGLMIPSHVPAIPLYLTFANLGLLNTYWALIIPSAVSVFAIFLFRQFFRSVPDDLINAARVDGLSEFSIVWRIVVPTAWPAITAFSIFSVVANWNDLFWPLIVLTDTALATPPLGILFFRDQEAGSDYGALMAGTTIITAPLVIVFLLAQRRFIEGITLSGVKG; this is encoded by the coding sequence ATGAGCGCGCGCCAGCTTCGCATGATCGCCCTGGAAGCGCTGCGGGTCCTCTTGCTCGGGGCCGGCGCCGTGGTGATGCTGGCGCCCTTCGTCTGGATGGTGGCGACGTCGCTCAAATCGCCCTCGGAAATCTTCGCCGCCGGGTTCAGCCTGTGGCCGGAGGATTTCAACGCGCTTGCGAACTATACCCGCGCCTTCACCGAGGTGCCGATGCTGCGCTTCCTGCTCAACGGCGTCATCGTCTGCACGGGCATCCTGTTCTTCCAGATCGTGACGGCGGTACCCTGCGCCTATGCTCTGGCGAAGCTCGGCTTTCGTGGAGGCACCATCGTCTTCGGCATGGTTCTCGTCGGGCTGATGATCCCCTCGCATGTCCCGGCGATCCCGCTCTATCTGACCTTCGCCAATCTGGGGCTGCTCAACACTTACTGGGCTCTGATCATTCCTTCTGCCGTTTCGGTCTTCGCGATCTTCCTGTTCCGGCAATTCTTCCGCAGCGTGCCGGATGATCTGATCAATGCCGCGCGGGTCGATGGATTGTCGGAATTCTCGATCGTCTGGCGCATCGTGGTGCCCACCGCCTGGCCGGCGATTACCGCCTTCTCGATCTTCTCCGTCGTCGCCAACTGGAACGACCTGTTCTGGCCGCTGATCGTGCTGACCGACACGGCGCTGGCGACACCGCCTCTTGGCATTCTCTTCTTCCGCGACCAGGAGGCCGGCTCCGATTACGGCGCCCTCATGGCCGGAACCACCATCATCACGGCTCCCCTCGTGATCGTCTTCCTGCTCGCGCAGAGGCGTTTCATCGAGGGCATCACCCTGAGCGGCGTCAAGGGCTGA
- a CDS encoding TIGR00725 family protein → MAELWIDSEGEIVSGDAVFDPWRFTWEDGEAQEHRELRGINARDALRHLHETAPMRRLPVGVIGPREATHGQCAIAETLGRELANLGLTLLCGGKGGVMEAVCRGHAEAGGLPIGLLPDEDWRAANDYVAIPIATGIGNARNAIIARACFAMIAVGGGYGTLSEIAFGLHYGRLVLTLDAAPEVEGAIRCIDIDEALDRLAARVFSRETVAMPPA, encoded by the coding sequence ATGGCGGAGCTATGGATCGACTCCGAGGGGGAAATTGTCTCAGGCGATGCCGTTTTCGACCCGTGGCGGTTCACCTGGGAAGACGGCGAGGCGCAAGAGCATCGGGAGCTGCGCGGAATAAACGCGCGCGACGCCCTGCGCCATCTGCATGAGACGGCGCCCATGCGCCGGCTGCCTGTCGGTGTGATCGGGCCACGGGAGGCGACCCACGGGCAATGCGCAATCGCCGAGACTCTGGGACGCGAACTCGCGAATCTGGGCCTGACACTGCTTTGCGGCGGCAAGGGCGGCGTGATGGAAGCCGTCTGTCGCGGGCATGCCGAGGCCGGAGGGTTGCCGATCGGCCTGCTGCCGGACGAGGATTGGCGCGCCGCGAACGACTACGTCGCCATTCCGATCGCCACCGGAATCGGCAATGCCCGCAATGCGATCATCGCGCGCGCCTGTTTCGCGATGATCGCCGTCGGTGGCGGATACGGGACATTGTCCGAAATCGCGTTCGGCCTGCATTACGGCCGTCTCGTGCTCACCCTCGACGCGGCCCCCGAGGTGGAGGGCGCAATCCGGTGCATCGATATCGACGAAGCGCTCGACCGCCTCGCCGCCCGGGTCTTCAGCCGTGAAACCGTCGCGATGCCGCCTGCATGA
- a CDS encoding ABC transporter ATP-binding protein, whose amino-acid sequence MAAVTLQGIEKRYDAHQALSGIDLEVADGEFVALLGPSGCGKSTLLKIIAGLDAQSAGALHIGSRALHHERPSERNIAMVFQSYALYPHMSVYENLALPLAMRDLAAWQRLPLVGRFTPGYRRRRAAIDLRVREAARMLGLEPLLDRRPAQLSGGQKQRVAVGRALIRHPDVFLLDEPLSNLDAKLRGQMREEIVAVHARTGVTTIYVTHDQIEAMTMADRVALMMDGVIQQVAPPREIYADPVNLRVAGFIGSPPINALPARLEDARLAIGTRAITLPNAVAMSGSCICGIRPEALQIADADTALVAGRITRIEFLGAEAILSLEPDLPGLPVVQMRCHPEEIDHLATGDTISLTARPETLLLFNSDGARIRFQEAHASRDQPMPAFLPLRSEVHG is encoded by the coding sequence ATGGCAGCTGTCACCCTGCAGGGAATCGAAAAGCGGTATGATGCCCACCAGGCCTTGAGCGGGATCGATCTCGAAGTCGCCGATGGCGAATTCGTGGCCCTGCTCGGCCCCTCCGGCTGTGGCAAGTCGACACTTCTGAAGATCATTGCCGGGCTGGATGCACAAAGCGCGGGCGCATTGCATATCGGATCACGCGCCCTGCACCACGAGCGCCCCTCCGAGCGCAACATCGCGATGGTGTTCCAGTCCTACGCGCTCTACCCGCATATGAGCGTCTACGAAAATCTCGCATTGCCGCTTGCGATGCGCGACCTTGCCGCATGGCAGCGCCTGCCGCTCGTCGGTCGCTTCACCCCCGGTTACCGCCGCCGTCGCGCCGCGATCGACCTGAGGGTCCGGGAAGCCGCGCGCATGCTCGGGCTCGAGCCCTTGCTCGATCGCAGGCCGGCGCAGCTCTCCGGCGGGCAGAAACAGCGTGTCGCGGTCGGGCGCGCGCTGATCCGGCATCCGGACGTCTTTCTGCTCGATGAGCCCTTGTCCAATCTCGATGCGAAGCTGCGCGGTCAGATGCGTGAGGAGATCGTCGCCGTGCATGCGCGCACGGGGGTCACCACGATCTATGTGACGCATGACCAGATCGAGGCGATGACCATGGCCGACCGGGTCGCCCTGATGATGGACGGTGTCATCCAGCAGGTCGCGCCGCCACGGGAGATCTACGCCGATCCCGTCAATCTGCGGGTGGCCGGCTTCATCGGTTCGCCACCGATCAACGCATTGCCGGCGCGGCTCGAGGATGCGCGCCTCGCGATCGGCACGCGTGCGATCACGCTACCGAACGCCGTCGCCATGTCCGGCAGCTGCATTTGCGGCATCCGCCCGGAGGCTCTGCAGATTGCCGATGCCGATACGGCACTCGTCGCCGGACGCATCACCCGGATCGAATTTCTGGGTGCGGAGGCCATCCTCTCGCTCGAACCGGATCTGCCGGGCCTCCCGGTGGTACAGATGCGTTGTCATCCCGAGGAAATCGATCACCTTGCAACCGGCGATACGATCAGCCTCACGGCACGGCCCGAAACCCTTCTGCTCTTCAATTCCGACGGCGCCCGCATCCGCTTCCAGGAGGCGCATGCCAGTCGGGATCAGCCCATGCCCGCCTTCCTGCCGCTGCGGAGTGAAGTCCATGGCTGA
- a CDS encoding carbohydrate ABC transporter permease → MADRAPAISAAPAKQAAPRTGPSRTKAPLRDRLTGIALATPATALMLALLIGPTLAVGFLSLTDWGFGARSFAFIGLDNYAEMTGDPVFRRSLINTLVYVGVVMPVSVALALGVALLIQGGRFGRTFFRTAYFLPVASTLVAMATVWQFMLHPNLGLVNEMLRLVGLAGPSWLTDRGLVLFTLAGIGIWETIGYNMILFLAGLMAVPGHLYEAAEVDGAHRPLDKFLTVTWPMLGPTTLFVIVITAIRSFRVFESVAVLTQGGPGNASQVLLFTMYRESFVYFRAGYGAALTIVFLAFILILTLIQIRVIDRRVHYA, encoded by the coding sequence ATGGCTGATCGTGCGCCGGCGATATCTGCGGCACCTGCGAAACAAGCCGCGCCCCGGACCGGCCCCTCCCGCACAAAGGCGCCGCTGCGCGACCGTCTGACGGGGATTGCCCTTGCGACCCCGGCAACGGCCCTGATGCTGGCCCTGCTCATCGGGCCGACCCTCGCCGTCGGCTTTCTCTCGTTGACGGACTGGGGGTTCGGCGCACGCAGCTTCGCCTTCATCGGGCTCGACAATTATGCCGAGATGACCGGCGATCCGGTTTTCCGGCGGTCGCTGATCAACACGCTCGTCTATGTGGGCGTGGTGATGCCGGTCTCCGTGGCGCTGGCGCTCGGCGTGGCGCTGCTCATACAGGGTGGACGCTTCGGGCGCACCTTCTTCCGCACCGCCTATTTCCTGCCGGTCGCCTCGACGCTGGTCGCCATGGCGACGGTCTGGCAATTCATGCTCCACCCCAATCTCGGCCTGGTCAACGAGATGCTGCGCCTCGTCGGGCTGGCGGGCCCGAGCTGGCTGACGGACCGGGGTCTGGTCCTGTTCACCCTCGCCGGGATCGGGATCTGGGAGACGATCGGCTACAACATGATCCTCTTCCTCGCCGGCCTGATGGCGGTACCGGGGCATCTCTACGAGGCAGCCGAGGTCGATGGCGCGCACCGCCCGCTCGACAAGTTCCTCACCGTGACCTGGCCGATGCTCGGCCCGACCACGCTGTTTGTGATCGTGATCACCGCGATCCGCTCCTTCCGCGTCTTCGAATCGGTGGCCGTGCTCACCCAGGGCGGGCCCGGCAACGCCTCGCAGGTTCTGCTCTTCACCATGTATCGCGAGAGCTTCGTCTATTTCCGCGCCGGCTACGGCGCTGCGCTGACGATCGTCTTCCTCGCCTTCATCCTGATCCTGACACTCATCCAGATCCGCGTGATCGACCGCCGGGTGCATTACGCATGA